From Hymenobacter sedentarius, a single genomic window includes:
- a CDS encoding glycosyltransferase family 4 protein — protein sequence MHILQLCPRVPYPLHTGGAIAMYDVPAGLVRAGHRVTMLAINTPKHHQPADALDHLGPNFRLVSVDVNTDISASKALKNLLLSRQPYNVERFISAEFGEKLLGILRTEEVDVVQMEGTFVAWYAEFLNRQHRADFRVPPLVLRAHNVEYTIWQMLAKRESNPLKRFFLGTMAARLENFERRHLTQFDAVAAITDDDAQRLRSLGCPEPVLFIPAGVELSRFVPDPAIAVKPRTLFMIGSLNWMPNLEGLEWLLREVWPVFHAEVPDVELHVAGSGTPSSLLAARTDNVIVHGFVESASAFMQQYELMLVPLLSGGGMRIKIIEGMALGKPVLSTPLGAEGIAVRDGHDLLLRDSATAWLEALRAWAGGELPTAAIGAAAAHTAADLYDNRRVTQRFVDLYERLQPVEA from the coding sequence ATGCACATTCTGCAACTCTGCCCCCGTGTTCCGTATCCGCTGCATACCGGGGGCGCCATTGCCATGTACGACGTGCCGGCCGGGCTGGTCCGGGCCGGCCACCGGGTGACGATGCTGGCCATCAACACTCCCAAGCACCATCAGCCGGCCGATGCGCTAGACCACCTTGGCCCCAATTTCCGGCTGGTATCGGTGGACGTGAACACGGACATCTCTGCTTCAAAGGCCTTAAAAAACCTGCTGCTGAGCCGCCAGCCGTACAATGTTGAGCGGTTTATCAGCGCGGAGTTTGGCGAAAAGCTCCTCGGGATTCTGCGCACCGAGGAAGTAGACGTGGTGCAAATGGAAGGCACATTTGTGGCCTGGTACGCCGAATTTTTGAACCGGCAGCACCGCGCCGATTTCCGCGTGCCGCCCCTCGTTTTGCGGGCTCACAACGTGGAATACACCATCTGGCAGATGCTGGCCAAGCGCGAATCGAACCCGCTTAAGCGGTTTTTCCTCGGTACGATGGCGGCCCGTCTCGAGAACTTTGAACGCCGGCATTTAACCCAGTTCGACGCCGTGGCTGCCATCACCGATGACGATGCCCAGCGGCTGCGCTCACTGGGCTGCCCGGAGCCTGTGCTGTTCATCCCGGCCGGAGTTGAGCTGAGCCGGTTTGTGCCCGACCCCGCCATTGCGGTAAAGCCACGCACCTTGTTTATGATTGGCTCGCTGAACTGGATGCCCAACCTCGAGGGACTGGAATGGCTGCTGCGCGAAGTATGGCCCGTTTTCCACGCAGAAGTCCCCGATGTGGAGCTGCACGTAGCAGGGAGCGGCACGCCTTCCAGCCTGCTAGCGGCCCGCACCGACAACGTCATCGTGCACGGCTTCGTGGAGTCGGCTTCGGCCTTCATGCAGCAGTACGAGCTGATGCTGGTGCCGCTGCTAAGTGGGGGCGGCATGCGCATTAAAATCATCGAGGGCATGGCCCTGGGCAAACCGGTGCTGAGCACCCCACTCGGGGCCGAAGGAATTGCGGTGCGCGACGGCCACGACCTGCTGCTGCGCGACTCGGCCACCGCCTGGCTGGAGGCGTTACGTGCCTGGGCCGGCGGCGAACTGCCCACCGCAGCAATCGGTGCTGCCGCGGCCCACACCGCCGCCGACCTGTACGATAACCGCCGCGTGACCCAGCGATTTGTGGACCTCTACGAGCGGCTGCAGCCGGTAGAAGCCTGA
- the dnaG gene encoding DNA primase codes for MARIPKELVDHIIQTADIVEVVGDFVQLKRKGQNLWAPCPFHNEKSPSFSVNPAKSLYKCFGCGKAGGVVQFVMDVEGTSYVEALKYLAKKYAIEVEEEEKTPQQQLEQNERDSQFIVSDFAKNHYHRLLLNSEEGMSIGYGYLKERGLNLSTIQTFELGYSLDSWDDLMKAAEKAGYDKKYLEKSGLIVTKTDDQGHDTGRRYDRFRGRVMFPIHNISGRVVGFGARTLKRDDKMAKYLNSPESDIYHKSDVLYGLFQARQAIRTEEVCYLVEGYLDVLSLYQGGIKNVVASSGTSLTEGQIRLIKRYSDNVTVLYDGDAAGIKASLRGTDLLLEGGLNVRVVLFPDGDDPDSYIRKVGDQRFADYIEKSSQDFISFKTTLVAREASNDPVKKAEAIRDVLHSIAKVPDAIKRQVFLQQTSATFGIDEQVLITEYNKLVKAPAAKPSGSYASGNAGNYGNGAGSANTGYPPSSSGQPRPAPAARPMSDEEEAEMLMYGGHEATVEVLGAGATFQPAKAAEQDEDLPDMLKVCEREVLRLLVLYAGREVEEEISVAAYLLGQLGETPLTHPLFAEMWEMCRQELLANRFPDARLLAQNERADIRHLITDLATERYEISPNWRTKEIYVFNEVDLPKLACDNAVLRLNKVHVQRELDICLDRLRHPLEDAEMFEILGDIKRLKELDNELGALLGTVVARGA; via the coding sequence ATGGCCCGTATCCCCAAAGAACTAGTTGACCACATTATTCAAACCGCCGACATCGTAGAAGTAGTCGGCGACTTCGTGCAGCTCAAGCGCAAGGGGCAGAATCTGTGGGCGCCGTGCCCGTTTCACAACGAAAAATCCCCGTCCTTCTCAGTAAACCCGGCCAAGTCCTTGTACAAGTGCTTTGGCTGCGGCAAGGCCGGCGGCGTGGTGCAGTTTGTGATGGACGTGGAGGGCACCAGCTACGTGGAGGCCCTGAAATACCTGGCCAAGAAGTACGCCATCGAGGTTGAGGAAGAGGAAAAAACGCCCCAGCAGCAGCTGGAGCAGAACGAGCGGGACTCCCAGTTCATCGTTTCCGACTTCGCCAAAAACCACTACCACCGCCTGCTGCTGAACTCCGAGGAGGGCATGAGCATCGGCTACGGCTACCTGAAGGAGCGCGGCCTGAATCTGAGCACCATTCAAACCTTTGAGTTGGGCTACTCGCTTGACAGCTGGGACGATTTGATGAAGGCCGCCGAGAAAGCCGGATACGACAAAAAGTACCTGGAGAAATCCGGCCTCATCGTCACCAAAACCGACGACCAGGGCCACGACACCGGCCGGCGCTACGACCGGTTCCGGGGCCGCGTGATGTTCCCGATTCACAACATCAGCGGCCGGGTGGTGGGCTTTGGGGCGCGCACCCTGAAGCGCGACGACAAGATGGCGAAGTACCTCAACTCGCCGGAGTCGGACATTTACCACAAGTCGGACGTGCTTTATGGCCTGTTTCAGGCCCGCCAGGCCATCCGGACCGAGGAAGTCTGCTACCTCGTGGAAGGCTACCTCGACGTGCTCAGCCTCTACCAGGGCGGCATCAAAAACGTGGTGGCCTCGTCGGGCACCTCGCTCACCGAAGGCCAAATCCGCCTCATCAAGCGGTATTCGGATAACGTGACGGTGCTCTACGACGGCGATGCGGCCGGCATCAAGGCCTCGCTGCGCGGTACCGACCTGCTGCTCGAAGGCGGCCTGAACGTGCGCGTGGTGCTCTTTCCCGACGGCGATGACCCCGACAGCTACATCCGCAAAGTGGGCGACCAGCGCTTTGCTGACTACATCGAGAAAAGCAGCCAGGACTTCATTAGCTTCAAAACCACGCTGGTGGCCCGCGAGGCCAGCAACGACCCGGTGAAGAAGGCCGAAGCCATCCGCGACGTGCTCCACAGCATTGCTAAAGTGCCCGACGCCATCAAGCGGCAGGTGTTTTTGCAGCAGACTTCGGCCACCTTCGGCATTGATGAGCAGGTGCTCATCACCGAATACAACAAGCTGGTGAAGGCGCCGGCGGCCAAGCCCAGCGGCAGCTACGCCAGCGGCAACGCCGGAAACTACGGCAACGGCGCCGGCAGTGCCAACACCGGCTACCCGCCCAGCAGCTCAGGCCAGCCCCGGCCCGCGCCCGCCGCCCGGCCCATGAGCGACGAGGAAGAGGCCGAGATGCTGATGTACGGCGGCCATGAAGCCACCGTAGAGGTACTCGGGGCCGGCGCTACGTTCCAGCCGGCCAAGGCCGCCGAGCAAGACGAGGACCTGCCCGACATGCTGAAAGTCTGCGAGCGGGAGGTGTTGCGCCTGCTCGTGCTGTATGCGGGCCGCGAGGTCGAGGAGGAAATAAGCGTGGCCGCTTACCTGTTGGGCCAACTCGGCGAGACGCCCCTGACTCACCCGCTCTTTGCCGAAATGTGGGAGATGTGCCGGCAGGAGCTCCTGGCCAACCGTTTCCCCGACGCGCGCCTGCTGGCCCAGAACGAGCGCGCCGACATTCGCCACCTCATCACCGACCTGGCCACCGAGCGCTACGAAATCAGCCCCAACTGGCGCACCAAGGAAATCTACGTTTTCAACGAGGTGGACTTGCCCAAGCTGGCCTGCGACAACGCCGTGCTGCGCCTCAACAAGGTGCACGTGCAGCGCGAGCTCGACATCTGCCTCGACCGCCTGCGCCACCCCCTGGAAGATGCCGAAATGTTCGAAATTCTTGGCGATATCAAACGGCTCAAGGAGCTCGATAATGAGCTAGGGGCGTTGCTGGGCACCGTGGTGGCACGCGGCGCGTAA
- a CDS encoding bifunctional 3,4-dihydroxy-2-butanone-4-phosphate synthase/GTP cyclohydrolase II has translation MLDTIESAIADIRAGKVVIVVDDEDRENEGDFICAARCATPEIVNFMATHGRGLVCASLPEGRCEELGLDLMVGHNTALHATPFTVSVDLLKNGVTTGISASDRSKTILALIDPNTKPEELGKPGHIFPLKARKEGVLRRAGHTEAAVDLARLAGFEPAGVLVEILKEDGEMARLPDLEIVAKKWDLKLISVQDLIKYRLAKESLIHRDISVKMPTEWGDFDLYAYTQRSNGVQHLALVKGDISGPEPVLVRVHSSCVTGDIFGSCRCDCGPQLHQAMRQIEREGRGVVVYMNQEGRGIGLINKLKAYKLQEQGRDTVQANEDLGFKGDERDYGVGAQILRDLGITEMRLLTNNPRKRTGLVGYGLEIVDTLPIEINSNPHNEAYLATKRDKMGHDIMRTVTSDEPEAA, from the coding sequence ATGCTTGATACCATCGAATCCGCCATTGCCGACATCCGGGCTGGCAAGGTTGTAATCGTTGTCGACGACGAAGACCGCGAAAATGAAGGCGACTTTATCTGCGCCGCCCGCTGCGCCACGCCCGAAATTGTGAACTTTATGGCCACCCACGGCCGCGGCCTGGTATGCGCTTCCCTGCCCGAAGGCCGCTGCGAAGAGCTGGGCCTCGACCTGATGGTGGGCCACAACACCGCCTTGCACGCCACGCCTTTCACCGTATCGGTCGATTTGCTCAAGAACGGCGTGACCACGGGCATCTCGGCCTCCGACCGCAGCAAGACCATCCTGGCCCTCATTGACCCCAATACCAAGCCCGAGGAGCTCGGCAAGCCCGGCCACATATTCCCCCTCAAAGCCCGCAAGGAAGGCGTACTACGCCGCGCCGGCCACACCGAAGCCGCCGTCGACCTGGCCCGGCTGGCTGGCTTTGAGCCGGCGGGGGTATTGGTTGAGATTCTGAAGGAAGACGGCGAAATGGCCCGGCTGCCCGATTTGGAAATCGTCGCCAAAAAATGGGACCTGAAGCTGATTTCAGTGCAGGACCTTATCAAGTACCGCCTGGCCAAGGAAAGCCTCATTCACCGCGACATCTCGGTGAAAATGCCCACCGAATGGGGCGACTTTGACCTGTACGCGTACACCCAGCGCAGCAACGGCGTGCAGCACCTGGCCTTGGTAAAGGGCGACATTAGCGGCCCCGAACCGGTGCTGGTGCGGGTGCACAGCTCCTGCGTTACCGGCGACATCTTCGGCTCTTGCCGCTGCGATTGCGGCCCCCAGCTGCACCAGGCCATGCGCCAGATTGAGCGCGAGGGCCGCGGCGTGGTTGTGTACATGAACCAGGAGGGCCGCGGCATTGGCCTCATCAACAAGCTCAAGGCCTACAAGCTGCAGGAGCAGGGCCGCGACACCGTGCAGGCCAACGAAGACCTGGGCTTCAAGGGCGACGAGCGCGACTACGGCGTAGGCGCTCAAATTCTGCGCGACCTCGGCATCACGGAAATGCGCCTGCTCACCAACAACCCCCGCAAGCGCACCGGCCTGGTTGGGTACGGCCTCGAAATTGTAGACACACTGCCCATTGAAATAAACTCGAACCCTCACAACGAGGCCTACCTCGCTACCAAACGTGATAAAATGGGTCACGACATCATGCGCACAGTAACGAGTGACGAGCCCGAGGCCGCGTAG
- a CDS encoding potassium channel family protein — translation MLKQANINRIILAIVLTVSSLVIGLVGFTVIEHFSLVDAFYMTVTTIATVGYGEVHPFSVAGRIFVSFYILYNLIVVAYLVSVLSTFIFDGELRKLFKMYRTDQEIKRFSGHIIVCGFGRNGRKAFQELRLNGARVVVVEQDEQLMKSLAEGRSGEDYDGDGVAGGKIFTVVGDATNDSVLQQAGVERASALITALPKDADNVFVALSARALNPHLKIIARASYKSSESKLLSAGADSVVMPDEIGGSHMANLVVRPEVIRFLDLISGLSADKLRLEEMNFSQMREDLHGRSIRELDVRSITGATIIGLRQADGTLLVSPPVGYIPGPGDVLLLLGNEEQIETFEVRFRQL, via the coding sequence ATGTTAAAGCAAGCCAACATCAACCGCATCATTCTGGCTATCGTGCTCACGGTTTCCAGTCTGGTTATCGGCCTCGTTGGCTTCACGGTCATCGAGCACTTTAGCTTGGTCGACGCTTTTTACATGACCGTTACCACCATTGCCACGGTGGGCTACGGCGAAGTGCATCCCTTCTCCGTTGCTGGGCGCATTTTTGTGTCTTTCTACATCCTCTACAACCTCATTGTAGTGGCCTACCTCGTGTCGGTACTCTCCACCTTTATCTTTGACGGCGAGCTGCGTAAACTTTTCAAAATGTACCGAACCGACCAGGAAATCAAGCGTTTTAGCGGCCACATCATCGTGTGCGGCTTCGGCCGCAACGGGCGCAAGGCGTTTCAGGAGCTTCGGCTCAACGGAGCCCGCGTGGTGGTGGTAGAGCAGGACGAGCAGCTGATGAAAAGCCTCGCCGAAGGCCGATCCGGCGAGGATTACGACGGTGACGGCGTGGCCGGCGGCAAGATTTTTACCGTGGTGGGCGACGCCACCAACGACAGCGTGCTGCAGCAGGCAGGGGTGGAGCGCGCTTCGGCGCTCATCACGGCCCTGCCCAAAGATGCCGACAACGTTTTTGTGGCGCTTTCGGCCCGGGCCCTCAACCCACACCTGAAAATCATTGCGCGCGCCTCCTATAAGTCATCGGAAAGCAAGCTGCTCTCGGCCGGCGCCGACTCGGTAGTAATGCCCGACGAAATCGGCGGCTCCCACATGGCCAACTTGGTGGTGCGCCCCGAAGTCATCCGTTTCCTGGACCTGATTTCGGGCCTCAGCGCCGATAAGCTGCGGCTCGAAGAAATGAATTTCAGCCAGATGCGGGAGGATTTGCACGGCCGCAGCATTCGGGAGCTGGATGTGCGTTCCATCACCGGGGCCACTATCATCGGCCTGCGCCAGGCTGATGGCACGCTGCTGGTGAGCCCGCCCGTCGGCTACATTCCGGGTCCCGGCGACGTGCTGCTGCTGCTGGGTAATGAAGAGCAAATAGAAACGTTTGAAGTCCGGTTCCGGCAATTGTAA
- a CDS encoding glycosyltransferase, giving the protein MFWGSLLLVAHTYVLFPVLLERLARGRQQNQNVYRPAAANLPAVDILLAAHNEEAVIEEKIRSTFATTYPLDRLRLLVGSDNSSDRTNALLTSLSREFPQLHFEAYSDRTGKPGVIESLAQQATAPILVLTDANVFFAPDTLYHLVKHFHCQEIGLVGGHIINPEHRAEGISGQEKAYLERENQIKYQEGVVWGSMMGAFGGCFAVRRACYHPAPADFLVDDFYITLAVLRDGYQAINELEAVCYEDVSDRLPEEFRRKARISAGNFQNLKEFRALLLPPWRGVAFALWSHKVLRWYTPLLLLTLLAATVGLVASGGGWFYQLALAGQLGLPLGLLLDAALRRAGRHSRVLRFITHFYSMNAALLLGYWRYLRGIKTTVWQPTQRFQQAK; this is encoded by the coding sequence GTGTTTTGGGGCAGCCTACTGCTGGTGGCGCACACGTACGTGCTGTTTCCGGTGCTGCTGGAGAGACTTGCGCGGGGCCGGCAACAAAACCAGAACGTGTACCGTCCCGCCGCGGCCAACCTGCCCGCGGTTGACATCCTGCTGGCCGCGCACAACGAGGAGGCCGTGATTGAAGAGAAAATTCGCTCCACCTTTGCCACCACGTACCCGCTCGACCGGCTGCGGCTGCTCGTGGGGTCGGATAATTCCTCGGACCGCACCAATGCCCTGCTCACGTCCCTGAGCCGCGAGTTTCCACAGCTCCACTTCGAGGCCTACAGCGACCGAACGGGCAAGCCCGGCGTCATTGAAAGCCTGGCTCAACAAGCCACGGCGCCGATTTTGGTGCTGACGGATGCCAACGTGTTTTTTGCGCCCGACACGCTTTACCACCTCGTGAAGCATTTTCATTGCCAGGAAATTGGGCTGGTGGGCGGGCACATTATCAACCCCGAGCACCGGGCCGAAGGAATTTCAGGGCAGGAGAAGGCCTATTTGGAGCGCGAAAACCAGATTAAGTACCAGGAAGGCGTGGTGTGGGGCAGCATGATGGGCGCCTTTGGGGGCTGCTTTGCGGTGCGGCGCGCCTGCTACCACCCCGCACCGGCCGATTTTCTGGTCGATGATTTCTACATCACCCTGGCCGTGCTGCGCGATGGCTACCAGGCCATCAACGAGCTGGAGGCCGTGTGCTACGAAGACGTGTCGGACCGCCTGCCCGAAGAGTTTCGGCGAAAAGCCCGCATTTCGGCCGGTAACTTCCAGAATTTGAAAGAGTTTCGGGCGCTGCTTTTGCCGCCGTGGCGGGGGGTAGCGTTTGCGCTCTGGTCGCATAAAGTGCTGCGCTGGTACACGCCGCTGTTGCTGCTCACGCTGCTAGCCGCTACGGTGGGCCTGGTAGCGAGCGGGGGCGGGTGGTTTTATCAGCTGGCGCTGGCCGGGCAGCTGGGGTTACCGCTGGGGCTGCTGCTAGATGCCGCCCTGCGCCGCGCGGGGCGGCATTCGCGCGTGCTGCGGTTTATCACTCATTTCTACAGCATGAACGCCGCCCTGCTGTTGGGCTACTGGCGTTACCTGCGCGGCATCAAAACCACCGTATGGCAGCCCACGCAACGTTTTCAGCAAGCAAAGTAA
- the leuS gene encoding leucine--tRNA ligase: MPAYRPEEIEKKWQAHWKAHSTFKAANHSEKPKYYVLDMFPYPSGAGLHVGHPLGYIASDIVTRYKRLQGFNVLHPMGFDSFGLPAEQYAIQTGQHPALTTEQNIETYIKQLSSLGFSYDWSREVRTSDPGYYKWTQWIFLKLFNSWYNLDTNKAEPLTELTARFAERGSEGINAAGDADERQVFSAGQWQLFTEQQKLAAVHPYRLAYQQDTYVNWCPGLGTVLSNDEVKDGLSERGGFPVERRLMPQWNLRITAYADRLLQGLDTIDWPDAVKEMQRNWIGKSIGAEVTFPVQGHENAQIKVYTTRVDTIYGATFLVLAPEHELVDELTTPAQRAAVDEYIAATKRRSERDRMADTKTVSGVFTGAYGLNPVNQEPVQIWLADYVLAGYGTGAVMAVPSGDQRDYVFAKHFGLPIPAISDAQQGLDEQADPTKEGRYINSGIINGLTYKEATQKLIAYLEEKGLGRGKVNFRLRDSIFGRQRYWGEPIPIYYKDGTAYGIAESDLPLVLPEISEYKPTETGEPPLGRAQNWLYRGQYPYELSTMPGWAGSSWYYLRYMDPTNEARFVGEEAEQYWGTVDLYMGGAEHATGHLLYARFWYLFLKDLGLVSGNEPFQKLINQGMILGRSNFVYRINGTNKFVTLGKKDQYETTALHADVNIVENDVLDIEAFKKWRDEYENAEFILEDNGTYVCGVEIEKMSKSKYNVVSPDVLIGKYGADALRLYEMFLGPLEQYKPWNTNGISGVATFLKKLWRLFHPEDGALAVTDEPATPAELKALHRAIQKIQEDIEKFSFNTSVSMFMITVNELTALNSHKRAILEPLVVLLSPYAPHLAEELWQELGHEAGSISSARYPEFRQEYLVEDTVTYPIAINGKVREQLQFPATATAAEIETGVLSTDFLARFGEGKSAKKVIVVPGRMVNVVV; this comes from the coding sequence ATGCCCGCATACCGTCCCGAAGAAATTGAAAAGAAGTGGCAGGCCCATTGGAAAGCCCACAGCACTTTCAAGGCCGCCAACCACTCCGAAAAGCCCAAATACTACGTGCTCGACATGTTTCCCTACCCATCCGGGGCGGGTTTGCACGTGGGCCATCCGTTGGGCTACATCGCCTCCGACATCGTGACGCGCTACAAGCGCCTGCAGGGCTTCAACGTGCTGCACCCCATGGGTTTCGACTCCTTTGGCCTGCCCGCCGAGCAGTACGCCATCCAGACCGGCCAGCACCCGGCGCTCACCACGGAGCAAAACATCGAAACCTACATTAAGCAGCTCAGCAGCCTGGGATTCAGCTACGACTGGAGCCGCGAAGTGCGCACCTCCGACCCGGGCTACTACAAGTGGACGCAGTGGATTTTCCTCAAGCTGTTCAACTCCTGGTACAACCTCGACACCAACAAGGCCGAGCCGCTGACGGAGCTCACCGCCCGCTTTGCCGAGCGCGGCAGCGAAGGCATCAACGCCGCCGGCGATGCCGACGAGCGCCAGGTGTTCAGCGCTGGGCAGTGGCAGCTCTTTACTGAGCAGCAAAAGCTGGCGGCCGTGCACCCCTACCGCCTCGCTTACCAGCAGGACACCTACGTGAACTGGTGCCCCGGCCTGGGCACGGTGCTGAGCAACGACGAAGTAAAGGACGGCCTTTCTGAGCGCGGCGGCTTCCCCGTCGAGCGCCGCCTCATGCCCCAGTGGAACCTACGCATCACCGCTTACGCCGACCGCCTCCTGCAAGGCCTCGACACCATCGACTGGCCCGATGCGGTGAAGGAGATGCAGCGCAACTGGATTGGCAAGAGCATCGGCGCCGAAGTCACCTTCCCGGTACAAGGCCACGAAAACGCCCAAATCAAGGTCTACACCACGCGGGTGGACACCATTTACGGCGCCACCTTCCTGGTGCTGGCCCCCGAGCATGAGCTCGTTGATGAACTCACCACGCCAGCCCAACGCGCCGCTGTGGACGAGTACATCGCCGCCACCAAGCGCCGCTCGGAGCGGGACCGGATGGCCGATACCAAAACCGTATCTGGCGTCTTCACTGGCGCTTACGGCCTGAACCCCGTGAACCAGGAGCCTGTGCAAATCTGGCTGGCCGACTACGTGCTGGCCGGCTACGGCACCGGCGCCGTAATGGCCGTGCCCAGCGGCGACCAGCGCGACTACGTATTCGCTAAGCACTTCGGCCTGCCAATTCCGGCCATCTCCGATGCCCAGCAGGGTCTCGATGAGCAAGCCGACCCCACCAAGGAAGGCCGCTACATCAACTCGGGCATCATCAACGGCCTCACCTACAAGGAGGCCACCCAGAAGCTCATTGCCTACCTCGAAGAAAAGGGCCTGGGCCGTGGCAAAGTCAATTTCCGCCTGCGTGATTCGATTTTCGGCCGCCAGCGCTACTGGGGCGAGCCCATCCCGATTTACTACAAGGACGGCACCGCCTACGGCATCGCTGAAAGCGACCTTCCCCTGGTGTTGCCCGAAATCAGCGAGTACAAGCCCACCGAAACCGGTGAGCCACCGCTGGGCCGCGCTCAAAACTGGCTCTACCGCGGCCAGTATCCTTATGAGTTGAGCACCATGCCCGGCTGGGCTGGCTCGTCGTGGTACTACCTCCGCTACATGGACCCCACCAACGAAGCCCGCTTCGTTGGCGAAGAAGCCGAGCAGTACTGGGGCACCGTGGACCTCTACATGGGCGGGGCCGAGCACGCCACCGGCCACTTGCTCTACGCCCGCTTCTGGTACCTGTTCCTGAAAGACCTGGGCCTCGTGAGCGGCAACGAGCCTTTCCAGAAGCTGATTAACCAGGGGATGATTCTGGGCCGCTCAAACTTTGTGTACCGCATCAACGGCACCAATAAGTTCGTGACACTAGGCAAAAAAGACCAGTACGAAACCACGGCGCTGCATGCCGACGTGAACATCGTGGAAAACGATGTACTCGACATTGAAGCGTTCAAGAAGTGGCGCGACGAATACGAAAACGCCGAATTCATCCTCGAGGACAACGGCACCTATGTGTGCGGGGTTGAAATTGAGAAGATGTCAAAGTCAAAGTACAACGTGGTGAGCCCCGATGTTCTAATTGGCAAATACGGCGCCGACGCCCTGCGCCTCTACGAAATGTTCCTCGGTCCGCTGGAGCAGTACAAGCCGTGGAATACTAACGGCATCAGCGGAGTGGCCACGTTCCTTAAGAAGCTCTGGCGCCTCTTCCACCCCGAAGACGGTGCGCTGGCGGTCACCGACGAGCCGGCCACGCCCGCCGAGCTGAAGGCCCTGCACCGGGCCATTCAGAAAATACAGGAAGACATCGAGAAGTTCAGCTTCAATACCTCGGTGAGCATGTTCATGATTACCGTGAACGAGCTGACGGCCCTCAACTCGCACAAGCGCGCCATTCTGGAGCCGCTGGTGGTCCTGCTTTCCCCGTATGCGCCGCACTTGGCCGAGGAGCTGTGGCAGGAATTGGGCCACGAGGCCGGCAGCATCAGCAGCGCCCGCTACCCCGAGTTCCGCCAGGAGTACCTGGTGGAGGATACGGTGACGTATCCGATTGCCATCAACGGCAAGGTTCGCGAGCAACTGCAGTTTCCCGCCACGGCCACGGCGGCTGAGATTGAAACCGGCGTGCTGTCCACGGATTTCCTGGCTCGTTTCGGTGAAGGCAAATCGGCCAAAAAGGTGATTGTGGTGCCCGGCCGAATGGTCAACGTGGTGGTGTAA